The Balaenoptera acutorostrata chromosome 10, mBalAcu1.1, whole genome shotgun sequence genome has a window encoding:
- the PCBP4 gene encoding poly(rC)-binding protein 4 isoform X1, which translates to MSGSDAGLEEEPELSITLTLRMLMHGKEVGSIIGKKGETVKRIREQSSARITISEGSCPERITTITGSTAAVFHAVSMIAFKLDEDLCAAPANGGNVSRPPVTLRLVIPASQCGSLIGKAGTKIKEIRETTGAQVQVAGDLLPNSTERAVTVSGVPDAIILCVRQICAVILESPPKGATIPYHPSLSLGTVLLSTNQGFSVQGQYGAVTSAEVTKLQQLSGHAVPFASPSMVPAGLDPGTQTSSQEFLVPNDLIGCVIGRQGSKISEIRQMSGAHIKIGNQAEGAGERHVTITGSPVSIALAQYLITACLETAKSTSGGTPGSAPTDLPAPFSPPLTALPTAPPGLLGTPYAISLSNFIGLKPVPFLALPPASPGPPPGLAAYTAKMAAANGSKKAERQKFSPY; encoded by the exons ATGAGTGGCTCAGAtgcggggctggaggaggagccaGAGCTCAGCATCACCCTCACGCTGCGGATGCTGATGCATGGGAAA GAAGTGGGCAGCATAATTGGGAAG AAAGGAGAGACTGTAAAGCGAATCCGGGAACAG AGCAGCGCCCGGATCACCATCTCTGAGGGCTCCTGCCCTGAGcgcatcaccaccatcaccggATCTACAGCAGCCGTCTTCCATGCAGTCTCCATGATTGCCTTCAAGCTGGACGAG GACCTCTGCGCTGCTCCTGCAAATGGAGGGAATGTCTCCAGACCTCCAGTGACCCTGCGCCTTGTCATCCCTGCAAGCCAGTGTGGCTCGCTGATTGGGAAGGCTGGCACCAAGATCAAGGAGATCCGAGAG ACTACAGGTGCCCAGGTGCAGGTGGCAGGGGACCTGCTCCCCAACTCCACAGAGCGTGCTGTCACCGTCTCTGGGGTGCCTGATGCCATCATCTTGTGTGTGCGCCAGATCTGTGCTGTCATCCTGGAG TCCCCACCCAAAGGAGCCACTATCCCATATCATCCAAGCCTCTCCTTAGGTACTGTCCTTCTCTCCACCAACCAG GGCTTCTCTGTCCAGGGTCAGTATGGGGCTGTGACCTCAGCTGAG GTCACCAAGCTCCAGCAGCTCTCGGGCCATGCAGTCCCCTTCGCCTCACCCAGCATGGTGCCAG CAGGACTGGATCCTGGCACACAGACCAGCTCACAGGAGTTCTTGGTTCCCAACGAC CTGATTGGCTGCGTGATTGGGCGCCAGGGCAGCAAGATCAGTGAGATCCGGCAGATGTCAGGGGCACATATCAAGATCGGGAACCAAGCAGAGGGCGCTGGTGAGCGGCACGTGACCATCACTGGTTCACCAGTGTCCATCGCCCTGGCCCAGTACCTCATCACTGCCTG TCTAGAAACGGCCAAGTCTACCTCTGGGGGGACACCCGGCTCGGCCCCCACAGACCTGCCTGCCCCCTTCTCGCCACCCCTGACAGCCCTGCCCACCGCTCCCCCAGGCCTGCTGGGCACGCCCTATGCCATCTCCCTCTCCAACTTCATCGGCCTCAAGCCTGTACCCTTCTTGGCTCTACCACCTGCCTCCCCAGGGCCACCGCCGGGCTTGGCGGCCTACACTGCCAAGATGGCAGCGGCCAATGGGAGCAAGAAAGCTGAGCGGCAGAAATTCTCCCCCTACTGA
- the PCBP4 gene encoding poly(rC)-binding protein 4 isoform X3, translated as MSGSDAGLEEEPELSITLTLRMLMHGKEVGSIIGKKGETVKRIREQSSARITISEGSCPERITTITGSTAAVFHAVSMIAFKLDEDLCAAPANGGNVSRPPVTLRLVIPASQCGSLIGKAGTKIKEIRETTGAQVQVAGDLLPNSTERAVTVSGVPDAIILCVRQICAVILESPPKGATIPYHPSLSLGTVLLSTNQGFSVQGQYGAVTSAEVTKLQQLSGHAVPFASPSMVPAGLDPGTQTSSQEFLVPNDLIGCVIGRQGSKISEIRQMSGAHIKIGNQAEGAGERHVTITGSPVSIALAQYLITA; from the exons ATGAGTGGCTCAGAtgcggggctggaggaggagccaGAGCTCAGCATCACCCTCACGCTGCGGATGCTGATGCATGGGAAA GAAGTGGGCAGCATAATTGGGAAG AAAGGAGAGACTGTAAAGCGAATCCGGGAACAG AGCAGCGCCCGGATCACCATCTCTGAGGGCTCCTGCCCTGAGcgcatcaccaccatcaccggATCTACAGCAGCCGTCTTCCATGCAGTCTCCATGATTGCCTTCAAGCTGGACGAG GACCTCTGCGCTGCTCCTGCAAATGGAGGGAATGTCTCCAGACCTCCAGTGACCCTGCGCCTTGTCATCCCTGCAAGCCAGTGTGGCTCGCTGATTGGGAAGGCTGGCACCAAGATCAAGGAGATCCGAGAG ACTACAGGTGCCCAGGTGCAGGTGGCAGGGGACCTGCTCCCCAACTCCACAGAGCGTGCTGTCACCGTCTCTGGGGTGCCTGATGCCATCATCTTGTGTGTGCGCCAGATCTGTGCTGTCATCCTGGAG TCCCCACCCAAAGGAGCCACTATCCCATATCATCCAAGCCTCTCCTTAGGTACTGTCCTTCTCTCCACCAACCAG GGCTTCTCTGTCCAGGGTCAGTATGGGGCTGTGACCTCAGCTGAG GTCACCAAGCTCCAGCAGCTCTCGGGCCATGCAGTCCCCTTCGCCTCACCCAGCATGGTGCCAG CAGGACTGGATCCTGGCACACAGACCAGCTCACAGGAGTTCTTGGTTCCCAACGAC CTGATTGGCTGCGTGATTGGGCGCCAGGGCAGCAAGATCAGTGAGATCCGGCAGATGTCAGGGGCACATATCAAGATCGGGAACCAAGCAGAGGGCGCTGGTGAGCGGCACGTGACCATCACTGGTTCACCAGTGTCCATCGCCCTGGCCCAGTACCTCATCACTGCCTG a
- the PCBP4 gene encoding poly(rC)-binding protein 4 isoform X2: MSGSDAGLEEEPELSITLTLRMLMHGKEVGSIIGKKGETVKRIREQSSARITISEGSCPERITTITGSTAAVFHAVSMIAFKLDEDLCAAPANGGNVSRPPVTLRLVIPASQCGSLIGKAGTKIKEIRETTGAQVQVAGDLLPNSTERAVTVSGVPDAIILCVRQICAVILESPPKGATIPYHPSLSLGTVLLSTNQGFSVQGQYGAVTSAEVTKLQQLSGHAVPFASPSMVPGLDPGTQTSSQEFLVPNDLIGCVIGRQGSKISEIRQMSGAHIKIGNQAEGAGERHVTITGSPVSIALAQYLITACLETAKSTSGGTPGSAPTDLPAPFSPPLTALPTAPPGLLGTPYAISLSNFIGLKPVPFLALPPASPGPPPGLAAYTAKMAAANGSKKAERQKFSPY; this comes from the exons ATGAGTGGCTCAGAtgcggggctggaggaggagccaGAGCTCAGCATCACCCTCACGCTGCGGATGCTGATGCATGGGAAA GAAGTGGGCAGCATAATTGGGAAG AAAGGAGAGACTGTAAAGCGAATCCGGGAACAG AGCAGCGCCCGGATCACCATCTCTGAGGGCTCCTGCCCTGAGcgcatcaccaccatcaccggATCTACAGCAGCCGTCTTCCATGCAGTCTCCATGATTGCCTTCAAGCTGGACGAG GACCTCTGCGCTGCTCCTGCAAATGGAGGGAATGTCTCCAGACCTCCAGTGACCCTGCGCCTTGTCATCCCTGCAAGCCAGTGTGGCTCGCTGATTGGGAAGGCTGGCACCAAGATCAAGGAGATCCGAGAG ACTACAGGTGCCCAGGTGCAGGTGGCAGGGGACCTGCTCCCCAACTCCACAGAGCGTGCTGTCACCGTCTCTGGGGTGCCTGATGCCATCATCTTGTGTGTGCGCCAGATCTGTGCTGTCATCCTGGAG TCCCCACCCAAAGGAGCCACTATCCCATATCATCCAAGCCTCTCCTTAGGTACTGTCCTTCTCTCCACCAACCAG GGCTTCTCTGTCCAGGGTCAGTATGGGGCTGTGACCTCAGCTGAG GTCACCAAGCTCCAGCAGCTCTCGGGCCATGCAGTCCCCTTCGCCTCACCCAGCATGGTGCCAG GACTGGATCCTGGCACACAGACCAGCTCACAGGAGTTCTTGGTTCCCAACGAC CTGATTGGCTGCGTGATTGGGCGCCAGGGCAGCAAGATCAGTGAGATCCGGCAGATGTCAGGGGCACATATCAAGATCGGGAACCAAGCAGAGGGCGCTGGTGAGCGGCACGTGACCATCACTGGTTCACCAGTGTCCATCGCCCTGGCCCAGTACCTCATCACTGCCTG TCTAGAAACGGCCAAGTCTACCTCTGGGGGGACACCCGGCTCGGCCCCCACAGACCTGCCTGCCCCCTTCTCGCCACCCCTGACAGCCCTGCCCACCGCTCCCCCAGGCCTGCTGGGCACGCCCTATGCCATCTCCCTCTCCAACTTCATCGGCCTCAAGCCTGTACCCTTCTTGGCTCTACCACCTGCCTCCCCAGGGCCACCGCCGGGCTTGGCGGCCTACACTGCCAAGATGGCAGCGGCCAATGGGAGCAAGAAAGCTGAGCGGCAGAAATTCTCCCCCTACTGA
- the GPR62 gene encoding G-protein coupled receptor 62 — MANATGLNAPEVAASMGLILAAVVEAAALLGNGALLVVVLRTPGLRDALYLVHLCVVDLLAAGSIMPLGLLAAPPPGLGRVRLGPAPCRAARFLSAALLPACTLGVAALGLARYRLIVHPLRPGARPPPTLVLTAVWAAAGLLGALSLLGPPPAPPPAPARCSVLAGGLEPFRPLWALLAFALPALLLLGAYGGIFLVARRAALRPPRPARGSRPRSDSLDSRLSILPPLRPRPPWGKAALAPALAVGQFAACWLPYGCACLAPAAQAAAAEAAVTWVAYSAFAAHPFLYGLLQRPVRRTLGRLARRALPRPPRACTSRAWHPRALLQHLHRPPEGPVLGPSEAPEQARDLAGRESLSMPEAT; from the coding sequence ATGGCCAATGCCACAGGGCTGAACGCACCAGAAGTCGCAGCCTCGATGGGGTTGATCCTGGCGGCTGTCGTGGAGGCGGCAGCACTGCTGGGCAACGGCGCACTGCTGGTTGTGGTGCTGCGCACGCCGGGACTACGCGACGCGCTCTACCTCGTGCACCTGTGCGTAGTGGACCTGCTGGCTGCCGGCTCCATCATGCCGCTGGGCCTGCTGGCCGCTCCGCCGCCGGGGCTGGGCCGCGTGCGCCTGGGCCCCGCGCCCTGCCGCGCGGCGCGCTTCCTCTCGGCGGCGCTGCTGCCCGCCTGTACGCTCGGCGTGGCGGCGCTCGGCCTGGCGCGCTACCGCCTCATAGTGCACCCGCTGCGGCCTGGCGCGCGGCCTCCGCCCACCCTCGTGCTCACCGCCGTGTGGGCGGCGGCGGGGCTGCTGGGCGCGCTCTCCTTGCTCGGGCCGCCGCCCGCACCGCCCCCTGCCCCGGCTCGCTGCTCGGTCCTGGCCGGGGGCCTCGAGCCCTTCCGGCCGCTCTGGGCGCTGCTGGCCTTCGCGCTGCCCGCCCTCCTGCTGCTCGGAGCCTACGGCGGCATCTTCCTCGTGGCGCGCCGCGCTGCCCTGCGGCCCCCGCGGCCCGCGCGCGGGTCCCGGCCGCGCTCCGACTCTCTGGACAGCCGCCTCTCCATCTTGCCGCCCCTTCGTCCTCGCCCGCCCTGGGGCAAAGCAGCCCTGGCCCCGGCGCTGGCCGTGGGCCAGTTCGCAGCCTGCTGGCTGCCTTACGGCTGTGCGTGCCTAGCGCCCGCTGCCCAGGCCGCCGCGGCAGAGGCGGCCGTCACCTGGGTAGCCTACTCGGCCTTCGCGGCTCACCCCTTCCTGTACGGCCTGCTGCAGCGCCCTGTACGCCGGACGCTGGGCCGCCTCGCCCGACGAGCCCTACCCCGGCCCCCCCGGGCCTGCACTTCGCGGGCCTGGCACCCGCGGGCCCTCCTGCAGCACCTCCATAGACCTCCAGAGGGCCCTGTGCTAGGCCCTTCTGAGGCACCAGAACAAGCCCGGGATTTGGCAGGAAGGGAGAGCCTGAGCATGCCAGAGGCCACGTGA